From the genome of Blastocatellia bacterium, one region includes:
- a CDS encoding NFACT family protein — protein MENFFLSALVNELRQQLSGRSLGRVWAAGTKLRFELRPSEERALFVSLDRTDPALFLSGRPPKQPAGDSNSSSPFAAHLRKQVAGAQIVSIRKPPLDRVVDLELEKFDLSGDRGRVRLVLALTGRSANAYLFDSQGRLVALMDERGELPGDERPGKNSGDFDPATLVGDLHEAMAQAEIEEKFFANAALFGPQLKREFAARCRSATPATAMRSLLDDLFKRPPQPLVYSRLSLAESEGRLINLKTDLLLSHIPLAQAEGFARQEFPTLSEAAEAFAVLRERQAELRNEYNQTRQMLTQAIKRQETTLAAIRGDRARYEAPERMKRFGDLLLANLATARVSGSIARVIDFYDPDQPEIEIEVAENKPLQQTAASYFARYQKAQRALTAINEREQQLAARLAPLKQLLASLEPAASAEQTGQTRAAAERALGIKRKTKPEVERKAKKKGGATGRRFRTTDGFEVLVGKSDRENDELTFRVARPTDIWMHAADYPGSHVVIRNPSRGEVPQRSISEAAEVAAFYSQAKREAKAAVHYTQRKFVTKPPRAKPGLVRLSSFKTILVEPRCVLEKVE, from the coding sequence ATGGAGAATTTCTTTCTCTCGGCGCTGGTCAACGAGCTACGTCAGCAGTTAAGCGGACGGAGCCTCGGCAGAGTCTGGGCGGCGGGAACAAAGCTGCGATTCGAGTTGCGCCCTTCAGAAGAGAGGGCGCTTTTCGTTTCTCTCGACCGCACTGATCCGGCGCTATTTCTCTCAGGCCGCCCACCCAAACAACCTGCCGGCGATTCCAATAGCTCATCCCCATTTGCTGCGCATCTAAGGAAGCAAGTCGCGGGCGCGCAAATCGTTTCCATCCGCAAGCCGCCCCTGGATCGCGTCGTTGACCTTGAGCTTGAAAAATTTGATCTGAGCGGAGACCGCGGGCGTGTGCGACTGGTACTGGCACTGACGGGCCGCTCGGCGAATGCTTACCTGTTCGATTCTCAGGGCCGACTCGTGGCCTTGATGGATGAGCGCGGCGAATTACCGGGCGATGAAAGGCCAGGCAAAAATTCTGGTGATTTCGATCCGGCGACGCTTGTCGGTGATCTGCATGAAGCGATGGCACAGGCCGAGATTGAAGAAAAGTTTTTTGCGAATGCGGCGCTCTTTGGGCCACAACTGAAGAGAGAATTCGCGGCTCGCTGCCGCAGCGCAACGCCCGCCACGGCGATGCGCTCGCTGCTGGATGACCTTTTCAAACGCCCGCCACAGCCACTCGTCTATTCGCGCCTGTCGCTTGCCGAATCCGAAGGTCGCTTGATCAACCTCAAGACCGATCTGTTGCTGTCGCATATCCCTTTGGCTCAGGCCGAAGGATTCGCACGCCAAGAATTCCCAACCCTGTCAGAGGCCGCTGAAGCATTCGCGGTCCTGCGCGAGCGGCAGGCCGAGCTGCGCAATGAATATAACCAGACGCGACAGATGCTGACGCAAGCCATCAAGCGACAGGAGACGACGCTTGCCGCCATCCGCGGCGACCGCGCCCGCTATGAAGCGCCTGAGCGCATGAAGCGATTCGGTGATCTGTTATTGGCGAACCTGGCGACCGCGCGCGTCAGCGGATCAATCGCGCGCGTCATTGATTTCTATGATCCCGACCAGCCGGAGATTGAAATCGAAGTCGCCGAGAATAAGCCATTGCAACAGACGGCGGCCAGTTACTTCGCGCGCTACCAAAAAGCGCAGCGGGCACTGACGGCGATCAATGAACGCGAGCAGCAACTCGCGGCGCGGCTCGCGCCCTTGAAACAACTGCTCGCATCGCTTGAGCCCGCCGCGAGCGCCGAGCAGACTGGTCAGACTCGCGCCGCGGCAGAGCGCGCGCTTGGCATCAAGCGCAAAACCAAGCCTGAGGTTGAAAGGAAGGCGAAGAAGAAAGGCGGAGCAACGGGCCGACGGTTCCGCACAACCGATGGCTTTGAAGTTCTGGTCGGCAAGAGCGACCGTGAAAACGACGAGCTGACTTTTCGGGTCGCCCGTCCAACAGACATCTGGATGCACGCTGCCGACTATCCCGGCTCGCATGTCGTCATTCGCAACCCTTCGCGTGGCGAGGTGCCGCAGCGCAGCATCAGTGAAGCCGCCGAGGTCGCCGCCTTCTATTCGCAGGCCAAACGCGAAGCCAAAGCGGCTGTCCATTACACCCAGCGCAAGTTCGTCACCAAGCCGCCGCGCGCCAAGCCCGGACTGGTGCGCCTATCGTCCTTCAAAACGATCCTGGTTGAGCCGCGCTGTGTTTTGGAAAAGGTTGAATAG